The genomic window TTTGCTTTTAAGTGGAAAGTATGTAaatgaatataataatattgaattattatgtaattaatatatattgaatttgtgCCAAATAGTTCATACCCAAAAATCTTCTGCTCAGCTGattttataattagttttcattataaatgaatattttttgaGTTATGATTTAGGACAGAGCTCGAGCCGGTAGCCAATTCTGCCAAGCCATACTTGAATATTTCAAAACTTCACTCCGCTGGATTGGCTTGATTACAACTCGGTGCATAGTTTCTATATAATTATAACTTTTATATGAatctttatataattttaaataatgatcATACTAACTCTATATACAGAATTACGGACTTATAGATCATGTGCAAGAAAACAAGCATGACAAGAACTAcataattaagtatatattcataaataattaagtgcTTTCccataaacaattaataatcaAACTCGAGTTTCCTCCATAAATGTACGTGCATAGAAAATTATGCAGTAAAGTTGAAGTGCTTGAGCCAATTCCGTTCACATGTTTCCAACtcaatcaaaccaaaaaaatcacAACATAAGCTTTTGGAAAGCGATTATATAACCATATGCACAATCATTAAGGTCATCACTATCAtcaatacaatatatataacatCTTAAATTGATTAAATGGTAAATGCTTgggacatttaaaaaattaattttgagttcgaattatatatatattataagtttattcttaattatcattattgatgagtttttttttaatttatttgggaTCACTTTTTCACGAGcttgaatttaaaaatgaagttaTATTAAGtacatattataattaaaagaatagtTCCCTCCTATATATATTTCTCCTActttatttaattcatatataGGACTACTATCACAATTTTTTGTTAAATGTCATTTGTTATCACTTgcttgttgtatatatatatatatatatatattgctagttgtatatttgaatattttaaggGATCTAGCTAGAAATGACAATTAGCCCAGCTAGCATTAATTGACAATGAATTTAATATGGTTCACCTACTAATTAGAGTAATCAACTTGCTGTCAATTCTTTCCtgaatattatttcttcttgaattCTTGTCTTTATACTCTTGTACATTAGCATGATAGGAATATCATCTACCCTTAGCTATCTAAATGTGATCCCATTTAGAATTTCAcatgtatatttaattaattatgattaatatcATAATCCATGATCATTATTTTACTGCATCTTTAAATTAATGAATACATTGAATTGACTGAGTGTTTTAGGCTTtgaatctaattaattaattaacaaattagaTTATGAAAGCCATCTCTCTctgtttctctttctctcttgtaATCTTAAAATGTAAATCTAAGGCAATCAATTAAGATGtaattattttacaatattCTTAGTGTATTAAGGAAATTCATTAACATGCGCTCATAttgtttttagtattttattgtatatatatcaaaacaaatattaatttcatgatcaataaaataatgaaatcaaaaccaaaataattttagtttttattcccATTaacttctaaaaataaatataaaagaattcaaatatttaaaattaatacacGATCTCATGCTCATGCATGTGTTTCAATACTATACTTCTTCACAGAGGAAAAGCATAAGGACTAGAAGGGAAGTCAGATGATCTCTTGACATTATAAGGACTCATGCCAACATTGTGACAAGGTGATCTCAATGGTGTTCCTACAGTTGGGCTTCTTGTCCTAGACATGTAGGACATTGAAGGTGTTCCCGGCATCCCCCCCGGCGTCATCATCGGACTCATTGGCCTCGATGCCATGCCGCTCCTCTCCGGCCTCCTTTCTCGGCCTCTCCTCGGCCCTTTCTCAGCCCATTTGAGCTCTTGCGACCTTACATTGTTAGGGTATTTCCAACAGTAACAGCCCATCTCTCCCGCCTTATGTATATACCtaccatgtatatatatgtacgtaGATTGTGGGTATTCTTAATGTATATCATACATATTATTTGGGCAAAATTAAagcataattttaattataggATGAGAGATCAATGTATTTATTCAAATccatatttacaaaatattaacCTGTGCATGTGAAACTATTAGTTATTCACTTACTAATACATCTTTTAACATGTACCAGCTGACCTATTTTAATTAGccatattataataaattaattaattaattaaattaaattctcaTGTTATGTTAAatgcaaatcaaataaatgtatatataacaaGTTTATCATGTTAATTATAGTATATATGAGACTTTAAATAATGTGTAAAATAATAAGGAATTAATGCATATGTGTTAATTAAGGAGATGAAAATCATGCCAAAAAGTTTAATTGCGAAAAACGAGTATGAGATATTCAAGTTTCTCTAGTTCGAAACTTGCTAAACACATTAATGGTAACGAATTCTCTAGTTATGTACGTGTTTAGGCTTGCAACACACGCAGCATGTCGCTCGGTGAGGCCGTGCAGGCTAGGCATGCCCCTTTGACgagtatattattttatgtgatCATGATaactaaataatgaaattaatgatCAATGTGAtcaatttatgataaaaatataattgatcATTTATGTTAGTTATACCTTTCACTGAATCTCCTTCCCAAGCACTCAATACACTTACGTCCTTCATGCATGTCTCCCATTCCTGTTAGAACACACTCTCTACAATACACCCTTCCACATACCttcacatgaaaaaaaattattgcatagATATTAACTGACTTCATAGCATGAAGAACTAagttagttatatatatatatatatatatacatatatatatttggggtACTTACCAAGCAACGATGtcgaaaaatataaatatatgtgtcACACATTGCGCAAATATTCGAATGAGGGATCCCTGGCCGCCTTCTCACACCGAGTTCATCGAAAGGTCTGTGCATCGGGCTATTCTCTACGACAACCATCAATGGCTTCGTCTTGTTTACACTATTTCTAGCCGATATTCTATAATTCATCTCATCTTCAATGTGTTGAAGATGTTCTCTAGTTCCTTCGAAGCCTTTGGAGAAATCTAAACTAGGTGACTTACTTAGTATCTCCTTATCTTCCCTAATGGGAGTCATCGCGTTTTTCCTCTCTgcaactccattttgttgaaaGCTCGCAAGGTCTTTAAATGTAAGATCAGCGGAGTCATCTATGATCCCGCTATAAATTTCTTCGAGTTCCTGCCTTCCCTTTTCAGGGTTTAACCTTTCCCCCATTGAGAGagtgattagggttttgctaaTGAGTTTGtttcaaaaagaagaagaagaaattaaggATAGAGTGATTAGGGTATTGCTAATGACTGTGTGTgcgggtgtgtgtgtgtgtataaatacTAATTAGAGGATTGGTAAGATATATGTATTGAGGTCATTGTTGAAATCCATTTACATAAAACTAAGAAAAGTTGGCAAAGTGATGAGTTGAATGGCTGGTGATTTAGTATTGAAAAGCTTGACATTGTCCGGAGCTTTCAAGGGACTCTTTCATGACCGGCCTAAGCTAAAGACAAGCATTTGGCCGGTCACATAAATTAACCATTTGATATATACATCTATATAATTTATAACCAACAACAAAAGAGTAATCATGTGACAAATGTCTTTGAAATGAAGAACTAGTTGTATATGTTCAAAGTTCATGTCTAGTTTGTGCTCCATTGTTGTGTAGACCATGAGAGTTTAAGGTCCTCAAACTTTGGAGCTTAGTAAAGTGCATGTGCATGCattccaatgatttttttttttaaaaaaaaaatagtcataGGATTAAACTTTCACCCTCTgagtaaggaaaaaaataaaataccaatttttcttatggaacttttctctttttaatgattataattattatataaaaatagatttgCATGGCTTGAACATTtcctttattttcatatatatgtgtgtctgtgtgtgtgtgcgtgtgtgattattttatattattataaaataatacatgatgCATTAAttctatgtatatatttatttatattgccCTTATAATATTAACAGAATGTTTTGCATAGCAAATTAACTTatgtacaaaatataataaatttaattaaaaatattattgtataattttaaagCTCATCATAGAAAACCTAAGCTCTGAAAGACTTGCTAAAGGCCTTCAATCTCTTGCCATTATGTTGAAGACCGAACACCTGCCTCAAGAGCTTCTTAAGGGCTCTTGAAAACTTCGGCAACCTTCTCATCGCTGTGACATTCGATGGATTCATCGGCGGAGCTATAGAAATTTCTATCATGGCCAACCTCGACGGGCTTGGTTCCGAGAAGCTTCGCCGGAGCATGGCCTTGTTGAGCTGGTTTTCAATGATCTGCCGTTCATATTCATCGAACAGTGTGATTGGCTGATCACCAAAGCACACATGCAAGCTGTTTCTTGGCTTCTCCAttggtttagggttagggttagggttcttGAAGAAGAGAATGACTTTAATTAGTATCATACATAGGGAATGATCTCTTTACGAAAGAATGAGTTTAAAGGGAGACTTGACTTGTTATGGAGGCAAAGGCAAGCATAAGTTGGCCAGTCATGACATTGAAAATGATAATAGTTCCATATTGGTGGATTAAATAAATATTcggtaaaaaataataatagtctCTTATcagttaattaaataattaaatgtttgGTACAAAATAAGAAGTGCATGAAGTGATATGTATGAGATTTTCTTTACATTAGTTTGATGTTCATCATCAATAGTTTGAAGAGTTTGATTAAAATTggattaatcaattaaattattcaatgtcgacttaatatttatatgagaTTGAATCGATTCTATTTTGTTCacataaatcatattattaagaATGTGTATGTTTCAATGAAAACTAGACTAATTATTAACTCATTTTACTTAATACAATTGATTACAcactaatttaaatttgaattgaattactctatatatatatatataatttggttaAAACATTTAgagataaatcatattatttcttGAAATACCTTTTTGGTTAACATCCCAGCTATTCACGGAATGTGAGAAGCAATCATCtacttccaaaagaaaatagaagaatGTTTTGGAAGTAAAAATTCCCTAGGTATAATAGTACCTTGAGAACCAAgaaaattcataatttgaatTATGTTGTTCAATTCTTTTGTCATattcaatcaattcaattctttttactagatttatttttgttaaatttttctaaagCGTAATTCATCATATTATTTGTTGATAAgcctgaaaaaaataaaattattaattaaaactaattataGAATAACTAGAATTGAAAAGCATGTAATTACCAGAATATATTGTATTTCTGAAGCTaaatacaagataaaaaaatttgggtcatgttttgaaaaagaatttttaaaacttttcaaaCATTATTTGAATGTAGTAGTATAATACacattacttttaaaaatagtaaCATATATGctatcaaatattataattaaattttaaaaatctaatgaCGCACTTTTTATATGTCTATTGTTTGTCATATCAATTGATATCTCGGCTCCATCTTGACaaccaattaaataataaaaataatatattagatGGAATTAGTAAAATGATTCATTTCATTGGCTGAggactaaaataaatatttaaatatactttaaatacttattatggattttaacataaaacattgaaattttaaaaaatataatttacagTTATATACCTTATTGTTTATTTCAGTTCCATAGAAGTTTACTTGAAAGAAAGTAGTAGAGAAATCATTaggttgtatttgttttgtaaaatttgaagttacattatcttttatttggtttgagattctaaaattccaaaataaaaccaattaCTTCCATGGATGTATTTGGAATTACGCCCAAATTGGATGTAAGTCGAAATCCCGGGAGTTGAAAATCCTTagatgatctatatatatatatatatgtgtgtgtgtgtgtgtgtgtgtgtgtatacatacgcatacacatatatatacatatacatatatatttacataaacatacataggtagttttacatatatatatat from Dioscorea cayenensis subsp. rotundata cultivar TDr96_F1 chromosome 9, TDr96_F1_v2_PseudoChromosome.rev07_lg8_w22 25.fasta, whole genome shotgun sequence includes these protein-coding regions:
- the LOC120269415 gene encoding uncharacterized protein LOC120269415, whose translation is MGERLNPEKGRQELEEIYSGIIDDSADLTFKDLASFQQNGVAERKNAMTPIREDKEILSKSPSLDFSKGFEGTREHLQHIEDEMNYRISARNSVNKTKPLMVVVENSPMHRPFDELGVRRRPGIPHSNICAMCDTYIYIFRHRCLVCGRVYCRECVLTGMGDMHEGRKCIECLGRRFSERYIHKAGEMGCYCWKYPNNVRSQELKWAEKGPRRGRERRPERSGMASRPMSPMMTPGGMPGTPSMSYMSRTRSPTVGTPLRSPCHNVGMSPYNVKRSSDFPSSPYAFPL